The following proteins are co-located in the Candidatus Paracaedibacter acanthamoebae genome:
- a CDS encoding DUF2155 domain-containing protein, with amino-acid sequence MIKPSIWGRLVPLIMSHSVLIMGGVPSVSHAASINFEVLNKVSAKKTPLKIQVDSSAVIHDLRIVPGECRREKDSFDGEIYSVPVQILLEQESDESVELYSGELVSSPRYPQKPIEHSLYDIMLVGCD; translated from the coding sequence ATGATAAAACCAAGCATTTGGGGGAGACTGGTACCCCTTATTATGAGCCACTCGGTCTTGATTATGGGGGGTGTACCTTCTGTAAGTCATGCTGCATCAATTAACTTTGAGGTTCTCAATAAAGTTTCAGCTAAAAAAACTCCCTTAAAAATTCAGGTAGATTCATCAGCTGTGATTCACGATTTGCGTATTGTTCCAGGAGAATGCCGTCGGGAAAAAGACTCTTTTGACGGTGAAATTTATAGCGTACCGGTGCAGATTCTTTTAGAACAAGAATCAGACGAGTCTGTCGAATTATATAGCGGAGAATTAGTATCATCGCCTCGCTATCCTCAGAAACCGATAGAGCATTCCTTGTATGATATCATGCTAGTGGGATGTGATTAG
- the mlaD gene encoding outer membrane lipid asymmetry maintenance protein MlaD: MRANVVEAITGAVVLAIASGFFYYAYTASGTKVVNGYNLYAKFDRIDGLVEGNDIKLSGVKIGDIQHISIDPKTFLARVDMNVDSSIILPEDTSAQIVSESLMGGKYIALVPGGSDVNLAPGDQVTYTQSSISLEGLIGKYLFANNEEGDNKADK, translated from the coding sequence ATGCGTGCTAATGTTGTCGAAGCCATTACAGGAGCTGTTGTTTTAGCTATTGCGAGTGGTTTTTTTTATTATGCGTACACCGCCAGCGGGACAAAAGTTGTTAATGGGTATAATCTGTACGCAAAGTTTGATCGAATTGATGGTTTGGTCGAGGGGAATGATATCAAGCTCAGTGGGGTTAAGATTGGGGATATTCAGCATATTTCGATTGATCCTAAAACCTTTCTAGCGCGGGTTGATATGAACGTTGATTCTTCTATTATTTTACCTGAAGATACCTCTGCTCAAATTGTTAGTGAAAGCCTAATGGGGGGTAAATATATTGCTTTGGTTCCCGGGGGAAGTGATGTCAACTTAGCTCCTGGCGATCAAGTAACCTATACACAATCATCAATTAGCCTTGAGGGCTTGATTGGAAAGTATCTTTTTGCCAATAATGAAGAGGGAGACAACAAAGCAGATAAGTAA
- a CDS encoding Dps family protein, whose amino-acid sequence MIIDIGIDKKGRKVVVDAALRVLADTFILSLKTRNYHWNITGIHFKYLHEFFQEIYESLDAAGDEIAERIRALGFYCPASYTEFMAISAIKEEKGSLESMDMVRRLVLDIELLIRRTNEVKTVALSVDDDATADLMIGRLQELGKFAWMLRSHLE is encoded by the coding sequence ATGATTATTGATATTGGAATTGATAAAAAGGGTCGTAAAGTTGTTGTTGATGCAGCATTACGTGTGTTGGCTGATACCTTCATTTTATCGCTAAAAACCAGAAATTATCATTGGAATATCACCGGTATCCATTTTAAATATCTGCATGAATTTTTCCAAGAGATTTACGAAAGTTTAGATGCGGCTGGTGACGAAATAGCCGAGCGAATTCGCGCCTTAGGTTTTTATTGTCCTGCAAGTTATACAGAATTCATGGCAATTAGTGCCATCAAAGAAGAAAAGGGTTCACTAGAATCTATGGACATGGTTCGTCGACTTGTATTAGATATAGAACTACTTATACGTCGGACAAACGAAGTCAAGACAGTTGCTTTATCGGTGGATGATGATGCAACGGCAGATCTTATGATCGGTCGACTTCAAGAGTTAGGAAAATTTGCTTGGATGCTAAGAAGTCATTTAGAATAA
- a CDS encoding M48 family metallopeptidase, giving the protein MLGRKSLPASIVHPQAGPIVIKVYPQSKRMRLSFRAPACFSVTVPMGTSERALRQFITQTDAWILRQLSKVSVIESSIQSQFLFQGAPYEIVQQPILSRELYQIDHHQKVIILDAIGTSPAQRLSYLCRKEFEKLLPSLITKHSKAMELFPKKISIRDTKSRWGSCSSTGNISLSWRLVMAPLEVIEYVVIHELAHLKHMDHSPDFWSVVSQHCPNYSQHRHWLKTNAQQLHYI; this is encoded by the coding sequence ATGTTGGGACGTAAATCACTACCTGCAAGCATTGTGCATCCTCAGGCGGGGCCGATTGTGATCAAGGTGTACCCTCAATCCAAACGCATGCGTTTGTCCTTTCGGGCGCCGGCTTGTTTTTCTGTGACCGTTCCTATGGGCACATCAGAGCGGGCTCTGCGACAATTTATTACACAAACTGATGCGTGGATTTTGCGTCAGTTATCAAAAGTTTCTGTCATTGAATCCTCAATCCAAAGCCAGTTTCTTTTTCAAGGAGCGCCCTATGAAATTGTGCAGCAACCAATTTTGAGTCGAGAGCTTTATCAGATCGATCATCATCAGAAAGTGATTATTTTGGATGCAATCGGCACATCGCCTGCGCAACGATTAAGCTATTTGTGTCGCAAAGAGTTTGAAAAGCTTTTACCCTCCCTTATTACGAAACACTCAAAAGCGATGGAGCTTTTTCCGAAAAAAATATCAATTCGGGATACAAAGTCGCGATGGGGCAGTTGTTCCAGTACAGGTAATATTTCCTTATCATGGCGCTTAGTTATGGCGCCCTTGGAAGTCATAGAATATGTAGTTATCCATGAATTAGCTCATCTTAAGCATATGGATCACTCTCCAGACTTCTGGAGCGTGGTTTCTCAGCATTGTCCCAATTACAGTCAGCATCGACACTGGTTAAAGACTAATGCTCAACAGTTGCATTACATTTAG
- the miaA gene encoding tRNA (adenosine(37)-N6)-dimethylallyltransferase MiaA has product MRVIILTGPTASGKTALALQMAEALGGEIINADSMQIYQHLPVLTACPSPAEKLSIPHHLYEILGDQEISSAGWWISQVVQQIDAIQSRQHLPIIVGGTGMYLKSLVDGLSPIPMIPLEIRQQARQLAQQPNFYHHVVSFDPVIKGRLKENDLQRLTRAYEVKMATGRSIVDWQEDKPQSLPYLFEKIALIPDKDWLHHRINQRFDLMIDQGALEEVRTLLQRGIRSDSPILRAVGVKELSAYLQGELTFDQALELAKIATRQYAKRQMTWIRGQAKDYEIRHVGT; this is encoded by the coding sequence ATGCGCGTCATCATTTTAACAGGCCCCACGGCAAGTGGTAAAACTGCCTTAGCTCTTCAAATGGCAGAAGCGTTAGGCGGCGAGATTATCAATGCCGATAGTATGCAAATTTATCAGCATTTGCCTGTGCTTACAGCTTGTCCATCACCCGCTGAAAAATTGAGCATTCCGCATCACCTTTATGAGATTTTAGGCGATCAAGAGATTAGCTCTGCCGGCTGGTGGATCTCTCAAGTTGTCCAACAGATCGACGCCATTCAATCTCGACAGCATCTTCCAATTATTGTTGGGGGGACAGGGATGTATCTGAAATCATTGGTCGATGGCCTCTCGCCTATTCCGATGATCCCCCTAGAAATCCGCCAACAAGCGCGCCAATTAGCCCAACAACCGAATTTTTATCATCACGTTGTCAGTTTTGATCCGGTAATAAAAGGGCGGCTTAAAGAAAATGATTTGCAGCGTCTCACGCGGGCTTATGAAGTCAAAATGGCAACAGGCCGATCAATCGTTGATTGGCAAGAAGATAAACCCCAATCCCTGCCTTATCTTTTTGAAAAGATTGCGCTGATTCCTGATAAAGATTGGTTGCATCATCGCATTAATCAGCGCTTTGATTTAATGATAGATCAGGGAGCTCTTGAAGAAGTGCGTACTCTCCTGCAGCGTGGTATTCGGTCAGATTCCCCCATCTTGCGAGCTGTGGGGGTGAAGGAATTGTCGGCTTATTTACAGGGTGAGTTAACATTCGATCAAGCTCTTGAACTTGCTAAAATCGCAACCCGCCAATATGCCAAGCGTCAAATGACGTGGATTCGAGGTCAAGCCAAGGATTATGAGATAAGACATGTTGGGACGTAA
- a CDS encoding ABC transporter substrate-binding protein: MRLLIALFFLITSATAKPIKIYLDWFVNPHHAALVVAQQAGIFDKHGLQVTLIAAGGSEEGSRQVAAGAADFAISKQSAHLIRCCNQDMPLVRIATLINKPLECLIASEEITSLSDLKGKRIGYTSSSVEFAHLSLATMLAKVGLKLTDVTLVPITSGMVSAFMTKNVDALLSAYRTYELDDIRQYRPNVKTFYYEENGIPSYDQVIVVANRAHLEDAKKLVAALQESVDLIHYSPEQAWSYYTKGAPEQNTPQNKMVFMTVANLLVQDIGYLPLQRYNEFAAFVMASGILKAEIPQGYAVDGAS; the protein is encoded by the coding sequence ATGAGACTTCTTATTGCTCTTTTTTTTCTGATCACCTCTGCGACGGCAAAACCTATTAAGATTTATCTCGATTGGTTTGTGAACCCCCATCATGCCGCCTTAGTGGTGGCTCAACAAGCGGGAATATTTGATAAGCATGGGTTGCAAGTGACGCTTATCGCCGCTGGGGGATCAGAAGAGGGTAGTCGACAGGTGGCGGCTGGTGCCGCAGATTTTGCCATTTCGAAGCAATCGGCGCATTTAATTCGCTGCTGTAACCAAGACATGCCCCTGGTTCGGATAGCAACTTTAATTAATAAACCGTTGGAATGCTTAATTGCCAGTGAAGAGATTACGTCTCTTTCTGACCTTAAGGGAAAAAGGATTGGTTATACCTCAAGCTCTGTTGAGTTTGCGCATCTTAGTTTAGCGACCATGCTGGCTAAGGTTGGGTTAAAATTGACAGATGTTACCCTGGTGCCAATTACAAGTGGGATGGTGAGTGCATTCATGACTAAAAATGTGGATGCTTTATTAAGTGCCTATCGCACTTATGAACTTGATGATATTCGCCAATATCGCCCCAACGTCAAAACCTTTTATTATGAAGAAAATGGAATCCCTTCTTATGATCAAGTGATTGTGGTTGCTAACCGTGCTCATCTTGAGGATGCCAAAAAGCTGGTGGCAGCCTTGCAAGAAAGTGTTGATCTTATTCATTATAGTCCTGAGCAAGCCTGGAGCTATTATACAAAGGGAGCCCCTGAGCAAAACACACCGCAAAATAAAATGGTATTCATGACTGTTGCTAACCTGCTGGTCCAGGACATAGGATACCTCCCTCTGCAGCGTTATAATGAGTTTGCAGCTTTTGTTATGGCCAGCGGCATTTTAAAGGCGGAGATCCCGCAAGGCTATGCCGTGGATGGGGCTTCCTAA